A window of Streptomyces sp. SAI-127 contains these coding sequences:
- the mqnC gene encoding cyclic dehypoxanthinyl futalosine synthase: MTEKADLQSVLDRAAEGGRITPEEALDLYRDAPLHALGSAADAVRRRRYAGTEHIATYIIERNINYTNVCVTACKFCAFYAPPTAKDKGWTRDLDDILRRCAETVELGGTQIMFQGGHHPDYGVEYYEKHFAAIKKEFPQLVIHSLGASEVEHMARISKVSVEEAIQRIHAAGLDSFAGAGAEMLPERPRKAIAPLKESGERWLEIMETAHNLGVESTSTMLMGTGETNAERIEHLRMIRDVQDRTGGFRAFIPYLYQPMNNHLKGRTQATIFEYLRMIAISRLFMDNIAHIQGSWLTTGQDAGQLTLHYGADDLGSVMLEENVVSAAGAKHRSNLQEMIDMIRTAGRVPAQRATTYEHLVVHDDPANDPVDARVMSHISSTAIAGGTAHPELKILASN, from the coding sequence GTGACCGAGAAGGCCGACCTTCAGTCCGTCCTCGACCGTGCCGCAGAGGGTGGGCGGATCACTCCGGAGGAGGCGCTCGACCTCTACCGCGACGCCCCGCTGCACGCACTGGGCTCCGCCGCGGACGCCGTGCGCCGCCGTCGGTACGCGGGCACGGAGCACATCGCGACGTACATCATCGAGCGGAACATCAACTACACCAACGTGTGCGTCACGGCGTGCAAGTTCTGCGCCTTCTACGCCCCGCCGACCGCCAAGGACAAGGGCTGGACCCGCGACCTGGACGACATCCTGCGCCGGTGCGCGGAGACCGTCGAACTCGGCGGCACGCAGATCATGTTCCAGGGCGGCCACCACCCGGACTACGGCGTCGAGTACTACGAGAAGCACTTCGCGGCCATCAAGAAGGAATTCCCCCAGCTGGTGATCCACTCGCTGGGCGCGTCCGAGGTCGAGCACATGGCCCGGATCTCCAAGGTGAGCGTGGAGGAGGCCATCCAGCGCATCCACGCGGCCGGCCTCGACTCCTTCGCGGGCGCCGGTGCCGAGATGCTCCCCGAGCGCCCCCGCAAGGCCATCGCGCCCCTCAAGGAGTCCGGCGAGCGCTGGCTGGAGATCATGGAGACGGCGCACAACCTGGGCGTGGAGTCCACCTCCACGATGCTCATGGGCACCGGTGAGACCAACGCCGAGCGCATCGAGCACCTGCGGATGATCCGTGACGTACAGGACCGCACGGGCGGCTTCCGGGCCTTCATCCCGTACCTCTACCAGCCGATGAACAACCACCTGAAGGGCCGCACGCAGGCCACGATCTTCGAGTACCTGCGGATGATCGCGATCTCCCGGCTCTTCATGGACAACATCGCCCACATCCAGGGCTCCTGGCTGACCACCGGCCAGGACGCGGGCCAGCTGACGCTGCACTACGGCGCGGACGACCTCGGCTCGGTCATGCTGGAGGAGAACGTCGTCTCGGCGGCCGGTGCCAAGCACCGCTCCAACCTCCAGGAAATGATCGACATGATCCGTACGGCGGGACGGGTTCCGGCCCAGCGCGCCACCACGTACGAGCACCTAGTCGTCCACGACGACCCGGCGAACGACCCGGTCGACGCGCGCGTGATGTCCCACATCTCCTCCACGGCGATCGCGGGCGGCACGGCGCATCCCGAGCTGAAGATCCTCGCGTCCAACTAG
- a CDS encoding A24 family peptidase, whose product MTELLVVVAALWGAAAGSLLPRAAYRYSVPPEQPWRETCPAGHPLGGRLGRARCGTCGTQQSYGPGTPVLSTVTALLCAALAAATGTHPEIAVWLLLAPVGVLLAVVDLRVRRLPDPLTLPLAAAALALLGAVSLVPEHAGNWLNSLFGALALGAGYWVLWRINPGGMGFGDVKLALGAGAVLGWYGWDTVLLGTFAGFLLGALYGGVLVLVGRAGRKTAIPFGPFLITGAYAGLLIGAYTS is encoded by the coding sequence GTGACGGAGCTGCTCGTCGTCGTCGCGGCACTGTGGGGAGCGGCGGCGGGTTCGCTGCTGCCGCGCGCGGCCTACCGCTACTCCGTCCCGCCCGAGCAACCGTGGCGGGAGACCTGCCCCGCCGGGCACCCGCTGGGCGGCCGGCTCGGGCGGGCGAGGTGCGGGACATGCGGCACACAGCAGTCGTACGGCCCCGGCACTCCTGTCCTCTCCACCGTGACCGCCCTCCTCTGCGCCGCCCTCGCCGCCGCCACCGGCACCCACCCGGAGATCGCCGTCTGGCTGCTGCTCGCCCCCGTGGGTGTCCTGCTCGCCGTCGTCGACCTGCGCGTACGACGACTGCCCGACCCGCTCACCCTTCCCCTCGCGGCGGCCGCACTCGCGCTGCTCGGGGCGGTCTCGCTGGTGCCCGAGCACGCCGGGAACTGGCTGAACTCCCTGTTCGGCGCCCTCGCGCTCGGCGCCGGCTACTGGGTGCTGTGGCGGATCAACCCCGGCGGCATGGGCTTCGGCGATGTGAAGCTGGCGCTCGGGGCGGGGGCGGTCCTGGGCTGGTACGGCTGGGACACCGTGCTCCTCGGCACCTTCGCCGGCTTCCTGCTCGGCGCGCTATACGGCGGTGTCCTGGTCCTGGTGGGCAGGGCGGGACGCAAGACGGCGATCCCGTTCGGGCCGTTCCTGATCACCGGGGCGTACGCGGGGCTGCTGATCGGCGCGTACACGTCCTGA
- a CDS encoding serine/threonine-protein kinase, which translates to MQPLGVDEPTAVGPYRLLGRLGSGGMGRVYLGRSAGGRTVAVKIVHPHFALDEEFRARFRREVDAARRVGGAWTAPVLDADPEAAVPWVATGYAAGPSLASAVTDGGPLPEHSVRVLGAGLAEALAAVHGLGLVHRDVKPSNVLLTVDGPLLIDFGIARATDGTASLTSTGVSIGSPGYMSPEQILSKGVSGAADVFSLGAVLAYAATGVPPFPGDSSASLLYKVVHEEPELGSLTGELRDLVGACLSKSAQDRPTPGELARRLAPEGAARLVAAGWLPGALVEQVGRSAVQLLNLEATGEQSSGVVGFSSPSVGGGSAGTVGAFGPPPVMPAVSAGAPPAAAAGPPAFPVTPTAPTGPPAVPSVPEPRDAVPHETVVPSDRPGPGRLSVSVAATSTAGDNGRGRRMSCTVALAVAGALAAVTVGSVFVFDLLPGQGEDDSASSGPGNDAYSSAPTSVPSASAPSASSVPSASSPPSSAAPSGPSEVPARYLGTWEGQGSGLGGSLPMGTFRITVKKVSLGEELGRLQQTDAIGAECTDVLTLKRVTETELVTTAVGAKDNHAGCNPTAHTVRLTAVGDDLKYTSESEAEGYPEARMSKVAR; encoded by the coding sequence ATGCAGCCGCTGGGAGTCGACGAGCCCACCGCCGTGGGGCCCTACCGGCTGCTCGGCCGACTGGGTTCCGGCGGCATGGGCCGGGTCTATCTCGGCCGCAGCGCCGGGGGCCGCACGGTCGCGGTCAAGATCGTGCACCCGCACTTCGCGCTCGACGAGGAGTTCCGCGCCCGCTTCCGCCGCGAGGTCGACGCGGCGCGCAGGGTGGGCGGGGCCTGGACCGCGCCGGTCCTCGACGCGGACCCGGAGGCGGCGGTGCCGTGGGTCGCCACGGGGTACGCGGCGGGCCCTTCCCTGGCCTCGGCGGTCACGGACGGGGGTCCGCTGCCCGAGCATTCCGTACGCGTCCTGGGGGCGGGCCTCGCCGAGGCGCTCGCGGCCGTGCACGGACTAGGGCTCGTTCACCGGGACGTGAAGCCCTCCAACGTCCTGCTCACCGTCGACGGCCCCCTCCTCATCGACTTCGGCATCGCACGCGCCACCGACGGCACCGCGTCCCTGACCTCCACGGGCGTCTCCATCGGCTCGCCGGGTTACATGTCCCCCGAACAGATCCTGAGCAAGGGCGTCTCGGGGGCGGCGGACGTCTTCTCCCTGGGTGCGGTGCTGGCGTACGCGGCCACGGGGGTACCGCCCTTCCCGGGGGACTCCTCGGCCTCCCTCCTCTACAAGGTGGTCCACGAGGAGCCCGAACTCGGATCGCTGACCGGCGAGTTGCGGGACCTCGTGGGGGCCTGCCTGTCCAAGTCGGCGCAGGACCGCCCGACTCCGGGGGAGCTGGCCCGACGGCTCGCCCCTGAGGGGGCGGCCCGGCTGGTGGCGGCGGGATGGCTGCCGGGAGCGCTGGTCGAGCAGGTGGGGCGTAGTGCCGTACAGCTGCTGAATCTCGAGGCGACGGGGGAGCAGTCGTCGGGGGTGGTGGGGTTCAGCAGCCCTTCGGTGGGTGGGGGTTCGGCGGGGACGGTGGGGGCGTTCGGGCCGCCGCCGGTGATGCCGGCGGTGTCCGCGGGGGCGCCTCCCGCTGCCGCGGCCGGGCCCCCGGCGTTCCCGGTCACGCCGACGGCACCCACGGGCCCGCCCGCCGTGCCCTCCGTGCCCGAGCCCCGGGACGCGGTGCCGCACGAGACGGTGGTGCCCTCCGACCGCCCCGGACCCGGGCGGCTCTCCGTCTCCGTGGCCGCCACCTCCACGGCGGGCGACAACGGACGCGGGCGCCGGATGAGTTGCACCGTGGCCCTCGCGGTCGCGGGAGCGCTGGCCGCGGTGACCGTGGGGTCGGTGTTCGTGTTCGACCTGCTGCCCGGGCAGGGCGAGGACGACTCGGCGAGTTCCGGACCCGGCAACGACGCCTACTCCTCGGCCCCGACCTCCGTACCGTCGGCCTCCGCGCCGTCCGCGTCCTCCGTGCCGTCCGCGTCCTCCCCACCGTCCAGCGCGGCGCCGAGCGGGCCTTCCGAGGTCCCCGCCCGCTATCTCGGCACCTGGGAGGGGCAGGGCAGCGGTCTCGGCGGGAGCCTGCCGATGGGGACCTTCCGGATCACCGTCAAGAAGGTGAGCCTCGGCGAGGAGTTGGGCAGGCTGCAGCAGACCGACGCGATCGGGGCCGAGTGCACCGACGTCCTCACGCTGAAGCGGGTCACCGAGACGGAGCTCGTCACCACGGCCGTCGGCGCGAAGGACAACCACGCCGGCTGCAACCCCACGGCCCACACCGTCCGCCTCACCGCGGTGGGCGACGACCTGAAGTACACGTCGGAGAGCGAGGCCGAGGGGTACCCCGAGGCGCGGATGTCGAAGGTGGCGCGGTGA
- a CDS encoding menaquinone biosynthesis protein, with protein MDNSRTRPRVGHIQFLNCLPLYWGLARTGTLLDFELTKDTPEKLSEKLVQGDLDIGPITLVEFLKNADDLVAFPDIAVGCDGPVMSCVIVSQVPLNELDGARVALGSTSRTSVRLAQLLLAERYGVRPDYYTCPPDLSLMMQEAEAAVLIGDAALRANLLDGPRFGLEVHDLGSLWKEWTGLPFVFAVWAARRDYLEREPVITRKVHEAFLASRNLSLEEVGKVAEQAARWEDFDEKVLEKYFTTLDFRFGGPQLAAVTEFARRVGPTTGFPGDVKVELLQP; from the coding sequence GTGGACAATTCTCGCACCCGGCCGCGCGTCGGCCACATCCAGTTCCTGAACTGCCTGCCCCTGTACTGGGGGCTCGCGAGGACGGGCACGCTCCTCGACTTCGAGCTCACGAAGGACACCCCGGAGAAGCTCAGCGAGAAGCTGGTGCAGGGAGACCTCGACATCGGGCCCATCACCCTCGTCGAGTTCCTCAAGAACGCGGACGACCTGGTCGCCTTCCCCGACATCGCCGTCGGCTGCGACGGACCGGTCATGTCCTGCGTCATCGTCTCGCAGGTCCCGCTGAACGAGCTGGACGGCGCCAGGGTGGCCCTCGGGTCGACCTCGCGTACCTCCGTACGCCTCGCCCAGCTCCTCCTCGCCGAGCGCTACGGCGTCCGGCCCGACTACTACACCTGCCCGCCCGACCTCAGCCTGATGATGCAGGAGGCGGAGGCGGCCGTACTCATCGGAGACGCGGCCCTGCGGGCGAACCTCCTGGACGGCCCGCGCTTCGGCCTCGAGGTGCACGACCTCGGCTCACTCTGGAAGGAGTGGACGGGACTGCCGTTCGTCTTCGCGGTGTGGGCCGCCCGCCGGGACTACCTCGAACGCGAGCCGGTCATCACCCGCAAGGTCCACGAGGCCTTCCTCGCCTCCCGGAACCTCTCCCTGGAGGAGGTCGGCAAGGTCGCGGAACAGGCGGCCCGCTGGGAGGACTTCGACGAGAAGGTCCTGGAGAAGTACTTCACGACGCTGGACTTCCGGTTCGGAGGCCCGCAGTTGGCGGCGGTCACGGAGTTCGCGCGAAGGGTGGGGCCGACGACGGGTTTCCCCGGGGACGTGAAGGTGGAACTGCTTCAGCCCTAA